A portion of the Bulleidia sp. zg-1006 genome contains these proteins:
- the htpG gene encoding molecular chaperone HtpG — protein sequence MKQFKTESKRILDLMIHSIYTNKEVFLRELISNASDAMDKRYYQSLTEKNESLNPSDLKIQLFPNKEERTLIVEDQGLGMSADELDKNLGTIAKSGSLDFKQEMEEPNDTIDIIGQFGVGFYSAFIVSQDVQVISKKVGEEMAHRWHSKGESGYSIEESSLDHFGTKIILKLKDNTEEENYDEFLEEYTLENLVKKYSDYVRYPIQMEKIHSIPDPTDKEKTISTKEWETLNSQIPLWKKNKKEISEEEYASFYQSKFNDFNKPARVIHYQVEGAISYSALLFIPSKAPYNYYYQEYQPGLQLYAKSVFILDKAKDLLPESYRFVQGIIDCDDLSLNISREILQQDHQVRALSKSIEKKIHSALEDFMKEERSGYEKFFDDFGLTLKFGILQNYGMKKNELQDLLLFKTSQQSYSSLQEYVSRMKEDQKAIYYAAGKSEEEIQTLPVMKKLEEKGLEVIYLLDERDEFVLNFIHSYADKEFISITKADLDLDSEEEKKEKEKISQDNKDLLSKMKDCLNDKVKEVRISSRLVDQPVCLVAEDGVSLEMEQYLAKDPLVKDMNPKATKILEINPKHPIFKQLQSLPEESLSTYTSLLYHQALLLQGLPIDNPAQFSEELSKLMLQK from the coding sequence ATGAAACAATTTAAAACAGAGTCAAAAAGAATTTTGGATTTGATGATTCATTCTATCTATACCAATAAGGAAGTCTTTTTAAGAGAATTGATTAGTAATGCATCGGATGCAATGGATAAACGCTACTATCAATCCCTTACTGAGAAAAATGAATCCTTAAATCCAAGTGATTTAAAAATTCAATTATTCCCTAACAAAGAAGAAAGAACCTTAATTGTTGAAGACCAAGGTTTAGGGATGAGCGCTGATGAATTAGATAAAAACCTGGGAACCATTGCGAAAAGCGGCTCTTTGGATTTCAAGCAAGAAATGGAAGAACCAAATGATACTATTGATATTATCGGACAGTTTGGAGTTGGCTTTTATTCTGCCTTTATTGTCAGTCAAGATGTACAGGTAATTTCTAAAAAAGTTGGTGAAGAAATGGCTCATCGTTGGCACAGTAAAGGAGAAAGTGGTTACTCTATTGAAGAAAGCTCTTTAGACCATTTTGGAACAAAGATTATCTTAAAACTCAAAGACAATACAGAAGAAGAAAATTACGATGAATTCTTAGAAGAATACACACTTGAAAACCTTGTCAAGAAATATTCTGATTACGTTCGTTATCCAATTCAAATGGAAAAAATACATTCTATCCCTGATCCAACGGATAAAGAAAAGACTATTTCTACCAAAGAATGGGAAACGCTTAACTCCCAAATCCCATTATGGAAAAAGAACAAAAAAGAAATCAGCGAAGAAGAATACGCTTCTTTCTATCAATCTAAATTCAATGATTTCAATAAACCCGCTAGGGTGATTCATTATCAAGTGGAAGGGGCTATTTCTTATTCTGCTCTACTTTTTATTCCTTCCAAAGCACCTTATAACTATTATTACCAAGAATACCAACCTGGTTTACAGTTGTATGCCAAGTCTGTCTTTATCTTAGATAAAGCGAAAGATTTACTTCCAGAAAGCTATCGTTTTGTGCAAGGTATCATTGATTGCGATGATTTAAGCTTGAATATCTCTCGTGAGATTCTACAACAAGACCATCAAGTAAGAGCCCTTTCCAAGTCCATTGAAAAGAAAATTCATTCTGCCTTAGAAGACTTTATGAAGGAAGAGCGCTCCGGTTATGAAAAATTCTTTGATGACTTTGGTTTAACCCTAAAATTTGGTATTTTACAAAACTACGGTATGAAGAAAAATGAGCTTCAAGATCTACTTCTTTTCAAAACCAGTCAACAATCCTATTCATCTCTACAAGAATATGTGAGTCGTATGAAAGAAGACCAAAAAGCCATTTATTACGCAGCCGGTAAATCAGAGGAAGAAATTCAAACTCTTCCAGTTATGAAAAAATTAGAAGAAAAAGGTTTAGAAGTCATTTATCTATTGGATGAACGTGATGAGTTTGTCTTGAACTTCATTCATAGCTATGCCGATAAGGAATTTATATCCATCACCAAAGCAGACTTAGATTTGGATAGCGAAGAAGAGAAGAAAGAAAAGGAAAAAATCAGTCAAGACAACAAAGACCTTCTTTCTAAGATGAAAGATTGTCTAAACGATAAGGTCAAAGAAGTGCGTATTTCTTCTCGCTTGGTGGATCAACCGGTTTGTTTAGTAGCAGAAGATGGTGTTTCATTAGAAATGGAACAATATTTAGCTAAGGATCCATTGGTCAAAGATATGAATCCTAAAGCCACCAAAATTCTTGAAATCAATCCAAAGCACCCAATCTTCAAACAACTTCAGTCCTTACCGGAAGAAAGTCTATCTACCTACACTTCTCTTCTTTATCATCAAGCTTTATTATTACAAGGCTTACCGATTGATAATCCAGCTCAATTTAGTGAAGAATTATCAAAATTAATGCTTCAAAAGTAG
- a CDS encoding helix-turn-helix domain-containing protein, translated as MFILKLSMSTTIENAIQTLLRQLRRVRIENGLTQKEMGEILNVSAQSVSAYENGTVRPDIEVLFRYMEYFQIPMAYFLREFSPELKEKPTALEMELLSAYRKSPLSIQQAIQLILFGNKIYKQPSFKKEAHLVHEKEEDYLPQD; from the coding sequence ATGTTTATATTAAAACTATCTATGAGTACAACGATTGAAAACGCAATTCAGACTCTCTTACGTCAATTAAGACGAGTTCGTATTGAGAATGGACTGACGCAGAAAGAAATGGGAGAAATTCTAAATGTGTCTGCCCAATCGGTATCGGCTTATGAAAATGGAACGGTAAGACCGGATATTGAAGTTCTATTTCGTTATATGGAATATTTTCAAATTCCAATGGCTTATTTTTTAAGAGAGTTTAGTCCTGAATTGAAAGAGAAACCAACGGCTTTAGAAATGGAATTACTTTCTGCCTATCGTAAGTCACCACTTTCTATTCAACAAGCCATTCAATTAATATTATTTGGTAATAAAATTTATAAGCAACCTAGTTTTAAAAAGGAAGCTCATTTGGTACATGAAAAAGAAGAGGATTATCTTCCACAAGATTAA
- a CDS encoding putative RNA methyltransferase — MKLLCPICQKVLSHQGKDWFCENNHHFDEAKEGYLHVLPGQRKDHGDEKAMVKARTAFLEKDYYSFLRDYLVHLTEKFPHQSLADFGCGEGYYTGAFIADEKIGIDAAKVAIKHAAKKDKSTQYLVASFFQNLLEDKSQDIVITCFAPIAKEQIERILKPKGIFVVVSPAKKHLWQLKEILYDIPYENSLKDLDLNLKLIQDETMEERMNLNQEELQVLFQMTPYYHHTAIEGRKRLSQQKKLVVLASFQIRIYQKD; from the coding sequence ATGAAATTGTTATGTCCAATTTGTCAAAAAGTCTTATCACACCAAGGAAAAGACTGGTTTTGTGAAAACAATCATCACTTCGATGAAGCGAAAGAAGGCTATCTTCATGTCTTACCGGGGCAAAGAAAAGACCATGGTGATGAAAAAGCCATGGTAAAAGCCCGCACTGCTTTCTTAGAAAAAGATTATTACTCCTTTTTAAGAGATTACTTAGTTCACTTAACAGAGAAATTTCCTCATCAATCTTTAGCTGATTTTGGTTGTGGTGAAGGCTATTACACCGGAGCTTTTATTGCTGATGAAAAAATAGGCATTGATGCAGCAAAAGTGGCAATTAAACACGCCGCTAAAAAGGATAAATCAACCCAATACCTAGTAGCTAGTTTCTTTCAAAATCTATTAGAAGATAAGTCTCAAGATATTGTTATCACCTGTTTTGCTCCTATTGCTAAAGAACAAATCGAACGTATTTTAAAACCAAAAGGTATTTTTGTTGTTGTTAGCCCGGCTAAAAAACATTTGTGGCAACTAAAAGAAATTCTTTACGATATACCCTACGAAAATAGTCTAAAAGACTTGGATTTAAACCTTAAATTAATCCAAGATGAAACGATGGAAGAAAGGATGAATTTAAATCAAGAAGAACTCCAAGTCCTCTTTCAAATGACACCCTACTATCATCATACCGCTATAGAAGGAAGAAAACGTCTTAGTCAACAAAAAAAGCTAGTCGTTCTAGCTTCTTTCCAAATTCGTATTTATCAAAAGGATTAA
- a CDS encoding dimethylarginine dimethylaminohydrolase family protein, producing MSKHFKNVIVRIPGTGICDGITSNPSLGQPIYEKALVQHEHYVEALAKCGVKVNVLPPNNNFPDSCFMEDTALCTDKCAIISRPGADTRRDETQLEDFRKMLSSFYGTTLHEITAPGTVEPGDIMMVGDTFFIGKTARTNDEGFRQMKEILEKYGKTVIQVPVHEMLHLKTGVNYLEDNNLLISGEFINNPLFATFNKIVVPEEEAYAANCIWVNGTVIVPAGYPKIKEAVEHLGYKVILVDTSEYRKIDGGLSCLSLRF from the coding sequence ATGTCGAAACATTTTAAGAACGTCATCGTTCGTATTCCTGGAACCGGTATTTGTGACGGTATCACTTCAAATCCATCATTGGGACAACCAATCTATGAGAAAGCTCTTGTGCAACACGAACACTATGTAGAAGCGTTAGCAAAGTGCGGGGTAAAAGTAAACGTTTTACCTCCAAATAATAATTTCCCGGATTCTTGTTTTATGGAAGATACAGCACTCTGTACGGACAAGTGCGCAATTATCTCTCGCCCGGGAGCAGATACGCGTCGTGATGAAACACAATTAGAAGATTTCCGTAAGATGTTGTCTAGCTTCTATGGAACTACTTTACATGAGATTACAGCTCCCGGTACAGTAGAACCTGGTGATATTATGATGGTTGGCGATACTTTCTTCATCGGAAAGACTGCTCGTACAAATGACGAAGGCTTCCGCCAAATGAAAGAAATCTTGGAGAAATATGGTAAAACGGTCATTCAAGTCCCTGTTCATGAAATGTTACATTTAAAGACAGGTGTTAACTATCTTGAAGATAATAATTTATTGATTTCTGGTGAATTCATCAATAATCCGCTCTTTGCGACTTTTAACAAGATTGTTGTACCAGAAGAAGAAGCTTATGCGGCAAATTGTATTTGGGTAAATGGAACCGTTATTGTTCCGGCAGGCTATCCAAAGATTAAGGAAGCTGTTGAACACTTAGGTTACAAAGTCATTCTTGTTGATACTTCTGAATATCGTAAGATTGATGGCGGATTATCCTGTCTCTCTTTGCGCTTCTAG
- a CDS encoding amino acid permease, which yields MSKSTDSKQQGISLLGLVALTVTTVVGAGIFNLPRDLSRSVAPGPALVALIIASIAFAIFVYCLKYLRDCYPDQDAGIFSFPEQGFGKFVGFLSCIGYWLSIVVGNISLGVLAVSSLGYFIPIFAGGNNIPSLLLLSFLLWVFYFICSKGAESASFVNLIIWIAKMVPIVIFVVALLVAFKVDVFQTNLWVNAFASEGLPSSVGGQISVAMASTIWVYVGIEGALIYSARAKNKSEAAKALVVAYIVIAAIYLLVTVLSFGILSQKQVADLGVPVLGSILEAAVGKWGGILMSVGIILSAAGCWFGCCMFAGEILDVAAQHEIMPKFLAVENKNGQPINSLLISTVIQQIFFVTIIVNESIYNVMALFASSTMLVPYFFVSLTMVKEAMKADGGFKLNALLGVISTIAMSYLMYSTGWNYVIITALLFAPCILLYYFARKENHKEFLSNKEKVLAVAVVLLAIVSLILIFNGTINLATM from the coding sequence ATGTCAAAAAGTACAGATTCAAAACAACAAGGCATTAGCTTGTTAGGTTTAGTGGCGCTCACCGTTACAACAGTTGTGGGTGCCGGTATCTTTAACTTACCTCGTGATTTATCACGTTCTGTCGCTCCCGGTCCTGCTTTAGTCGCATTAATTATTGCGAGTATTGCGTTTGCGATTTTCGTTTATTGTTTGAAGTATTTGCGTGATTGTTATCCGGATCAAGATGCAGGAATCTTTTCTTTCCCAGAACAAGGTTTCGGAAAGTTTGTTGGTTTCTTATCTTGTATTGGTTATTGGTTATCTATCGTTGTAGGTAATATCTCCTTAGGAGTATTGGCTGTAAGTTCTTTGGGATATTTCATTCCGATTTTTGCGGGCGGAAATAATATTCCTTCACTATTATTGCTTTCTTTCCTTTTGTGGGTATTCTACTTCATTTGCTCGAAAGGGGCAGAAAGTGCTTCCTTTGTAAATTTAATTATTTGGATTGCTAAGATGGTTCCTATCGTTATCTTCGTAGTGGCGTTATTGGTGGCATTTAAAGTCGATGTATTCCAAACAAATCTTTGGGTAAACGCTTTCGCTTCAGAAGGGTTGCCTTCTTCGGTAGGTGGACAAATTTCTGTTGCGATGGCTTCCACGATCTGGGTTTATGTTGGTATTGAAGGAGCTTTGATTTACTCCGCACGTGCTAAGAATAAATCCGAGGCAGCAAAAGCGCTTGTTGTTGCTTATATTGTTATCGCTGCTATTTACTTGTTAGTCACTGTTTTATCCTTTGGCATTTTGTCACAAAAACAAGTGGCTGATTTGGGTGTTCCTGTTTTAGGAAGTATTTTGGAAGCTGCCGTTGGTAAGTGGGGCGGAATCCTTATGAGCGTAGGTATCATTTTATCGGCTGCTGGATGTTGGTTTGGTTGCTGTATGTTCGCAGGTGAGATTTTAGATGTTGCCGCTCAACATGAAATCATGCCGAAATTCTTAGCTGTTGAAAATAAAAATGGACAACCTATTAATTCGCTCTTGATTTCGACGGTTATTCAACAAATTTTCTTTGTAACAATTATTGTTAATGAATCGATTTATAATGTAATGGCTCTCTTCGCTTCCAGTACGATGTTGGTTCCTTACTTCTTTGTAAGCTTAACAATGGTCAAAGAAGCGATGAAGGCTGATGGTGGATTTAAACTAAATGCTTTATTGGGTGTTATTTCTACTATCGCTATGTCTTACTTGATGTACTCTACAGGTTGGAATTACGTCATTATTACCGCTTTATTATTCGCTCCATGTATTCTTCTTTACTACTTCGCAAGAAAAGAAAATCACAAAGAGTTCTTATCCAACAAGGAAAAGGTTTTGGCTGTTGCTGTTGTATTGCTAGCGATTGTTAGTTTGATTCTCATCTTCAACGGAACCATCAACTTAGCTACTATGTAG
- a CDS encoding alanine racemase: protein MGYPKLVIDRRKLFQNAKNVLRIATEKNIRIMGVVKAVNGNEEIIDVLIKAGYTLLSSSRLPQLKTIKEKDARIETCALRIPMLSELREVVQWADISLNSSLEVLRALNQEAASQKKVHKVILMTDLGDLREGFFKEEDLLEAAKMVEEECNSLYLLGIGVNLGCYGSIIPTREKMEELCERAEKINQLIHRKLEVVSGGATTSFPLVAKGLMPEGITQLRIGDGLFVSDLDECFGYKMFESEQEAFVLKAEIIEVREKPSHPIGEIGVDAFGNKKVYIDKGNHIRALIAVGRQDLGDCHHLQPLDSHLEVIGGSSDHTILDITNCEKKYQVGDVVKFHIMYENLLMLCQSTYVEKEFVGEILC, encoded by the coding sequence ATGGGATATCCAAAGTTAGTTATTGATCGCCGGAAACTTTTTCAAAACGCAAAAAATGTCTTGCGAATAGCAACGGAGAAAAATATCCGTATTATGGGCGTGGTTAAAGCTGTCAATGGAAATGAAGAAATTATTGATGTTTTGATAAAGGCAGGGTATACCTTGCTATCTTCCTCTCGTTTACCACAATTAAAAACAATTAAAGAGAAAGATGCGCGCATTGAAACTTGCGCATTGCGGATACCGATGCTGAGTGAATTAAGGGAAGTAGTGCAATGGGCAGATATTAGTTTGAATTCTTCGTTAGAAGTTTTAAGAGCCTTAAACCAAGAGGCGGCATCCCAAAAGAAAGTTCACAAAGTTATCTTAATGACTGATTTAGGTGACTTGCGTGAAGGATTCTTCAAAGAAGAAGACTTGTTGGAAGCTGCTAAAATGGTAGAAGAAGAATGTAATTCTCTCTATCTTTTGGGTATTGGTGTCAATTTAGGTTGCTATGGCTCCATTATTCCTACTAGAGAAAAAATGGAAGAGTTGTGTGAACGTGCCGAGAAAATTAATCAACTTATTCATCGCAAGTTAGAAGTAGTCTCCGGAGGAGCAACCACCAGTTTTCCTCTTGTCGCAAAAGGCTTGATGCCTGAAGGCATTACGCAATTACGTATTGGAGATGGTTTATTCGTGAGCGATTTAGACGAATGCTTCGGTTACAAGATGTTTGAATCGGAACAAGAAGCGTTTGTATTAAAAGCAGAAATCATCGAGGTTCGTGAAAAACCTAGTCACCCAATTGGAGAAATCGGTGTCGATGCATTCGGTAATAAAAAAGTTTATATCGATAAAGGAAATCACATACGCGCTTTAATTGCGGTAGGTAGACAAGATTTAGGCGATTGTCATCATTTACAACCACTTGATTCGCACTTAGAAGTTATTGGCGGTAGCAGTGATCACACCATCCTTGATATCACCAATTGCGAGAAAAAATACCAAGTTGGTGATGTGGTAAAATTCCACATCATGTATGAGAATCTGTTGATGTTATGTCAGTCAACATATGTTGAAAAAGAGTTTGTAGGAGAAATATTATGTTAA
- a CDS encoding dimethylarginine dimethylaminohydrolase family protein, translated as MLRFTNAIVRKPCKAMIEGIATGMFSEESPIYEDALRQHESYVKTLEELGVSVLVLEALEQYPDSCFVEDPAVVMKDFAVITNSPRETRNGEKDEILPAIRQFYKEDEIYDIQSPGTMEGGDVMFVDGHFYVGLSERTNLEGVRQFREIVQKYGYDVTSVPVTEGLHLKDFVIYLENGNMLLSEKMNNEEAFAKFNRFVVPKEELYAINSLYINGTVMVPDGFPKTKEYIESLGYPVKVVNTDEFKKIDGSLTCLSLRFEK; from the coding sequence ATGTTAAGATTCACAAATGCTATCGTTAGAAAACCTTGTAAAGCTATGATAGAAGGTATTGCTACAGGTATGTTTAGCGAAGAATCACCTATTTATGAAGATGCTTTGCGTCAACATGAGTCTTATGTCAAAACACTTGAAGAATTAGGTGTTTCTGTTCTTGTTTTAGAAGCTTTGGAACAATATCCAGATTCTTGCTTTGTGGAAGATCCGGCTGTGGTCATGAAAGACTTTGCGGTCATTACGAATTCTCCACGTGAAACTAGAAATGGAGAAAAAGACGAAATCTTACCGGCAATCCGTCAATTCTACAAAGAAGATGAGATTTATGACATCCAATCACCAGGAACAATGGAGGGTGGGGATGTTATGTTTGTGGATGGTCATTTCTATGTAGGTCTCTCCGAGAGAACAAATCTTGAAGGGGTAAGACAATTCCGTGAAATTGTACAGAAATATGGTTATGATGTAACGAGTGTTCCTGTAACTGAAGGCTTACATTTGAAGGATTTTGTGATTTACTTAGAGAACGGGAATATGTTATTAAGTGAAAAAATGAATAACGAAGAAGCTTTCGCAAAATTCAATCGTTTTGTTGTGCCGAAAGAAGAACTTTACGCAATCAACAGCTTATACATCAATGGAACGGTGATGGTTCCTGATGGTTTTCCAAAAACGAAAGAATATATCGAATCCTTAGGTTACCCAGTTAAAGTAGTGAACACCGATGAATTTAAGAAAATCGATGGTAGTTTGACTTGCTTATCCTTGCGTTTCGAAAAGTAA
- a CDS encoding family 20 glycosylhydrolase, with product MTAMMVIGMASPLKVNAAPNQPDYSKKHKIISIDAGRKYFSADSIKNIITHAHKKGFTHLHLLLGNDGLRFTLNNIDLQIGSKKYTTDKINAAIKKGNKNYMISKNAGNIPDADNVLTETEMNDIIKHAKDNNITIIPGMNMPGHMDTIVTVMQEMGDLGEVRFAASKWGTKTFSKTTMDFENEKANDFLKAFLNKYLDYFQKQGIKDFNFGADEIGNDAVGTNEGGYGYVVNNNKYNKLVSLINDLAEKIINHDMQAYVFNDGMYYNDRTDAKIDPRINVFYWSSGGRSWGGPKYTSPSTIANKGHKIINTNERWYYVLGRELKESPHCGGAYHAFPAPNKDPNQASTEKMKSFKFDHVRNGNNDTTNISTIGSMICLWCDEPQMTYDESKLFKYMDIFVENNKNVFETKPSTPTPGTKMKRTMSVKDTMKVISIDSGRKYFTPTQIKDIITRASDKGYTHLQLILGNNGLRFALDNMEIKVNGKTYASDDIKSYITAGNKRYMSTKGASYTQNADKYLTESEMNDIINFAKQKKIEIIPLINTPGHMDAILTVLEKAGLTDVRYDCKDSSYDEKGNPSETTISMANDEALEFSKAFVKKYMDYFSSKGSKFFNIGADEYGNHDSNCQGFTDLMKLGLYGKFVNYLNELAKYSVDHNMRPMVFNDGIYYDHKDQYGQFDPNILIAYWTPGFKYNNKWPYSPAKTTYLKSKDHEILNTNDEWYYVLGSGQQQGTNGVWWYWLGMALDGMKKKKFDVNPGEKVDTVGSMICAWYDFPRLSYNTGDFNKWVDTFAELNPDVFKKSGTTPVPSEKDADYTGVDNEIAAYEKNHKPYKHLFTDKSIQRVENAIAKVKRGLKESEQSKVDAFAREIHDAIKALQYKPADFSKLDALSSKIMNANKNKDLYTEKSFAEFKKLYDAINEARNFTILDQERLDRLVEGLKKAIAGLEYKDADYKVVEDAKKAIPEKLEELYIPETVKAVKDAVAAVKQGLKITDQEQVNKFAEEIIKATKALKFKPANYDVVDKVINSIPKKLEAYTDASLKKLEEALNKVKARDLTIDKQEEVNKQAKEIEEAIAGLVKKDFDYAMLESTNPQLGQEARFKSEADFKKFEGVVIDGKLIDSSHYKAYAGSTVVVLSKEFTKTLKTGKHTIKILSVDGKATASFEVKAVEAAPRVPSIQPKTDSKNIGKKANKTNKKTDVKTGDEANLFGFGALGLLSILALVSLKKKYN from the coding sequence ATGACTGCTATGATGGTTATAGGGATGGCAAGTCCTTTAAAAGTTAATGCCGCACCTAATCAACCTGATTATAGTAAGAAACACAAAATTATTTCAATTGATGCAGGACGTAAGTATTTCAGTGCAGATAGTATTAAAAATATTATTACTCATGCGCATAAAAAAGGTTTTACTCATTTACACTTATTATTAGGAAATGATGGTTTAAGATTTACTTTAAATAATATTGATTTGCAAATTGGTTCAAAAAAATACACTACTGATAAGATTAATGCCGCTATTAAAAAAGGTAATAAGAATTACATGATATCTAAAAATGCAGGCAATATTCCTGATGCAGATAACGTATTAACAGAAACTGAAATGAACGATATTATCAAACATGCCAAGGATAATAATATTACAATTATCCCTGGTATGAATATGCCTGGTCATATGGATACAATTGTTACTGTAATGCAAGAAATGGGAGATTTAGGAGAAGTTCGTTTCGCTGCAAGTAAGTGGGGAACTAAAACGTTTTCTAAAACAACTATGGATTTTGAAAATGAAAAAGCTAATGATTTTTTAAAAGCTTTTCTAAACAAATATTTAGATTATTTCCAAAAACAAGGGATTAAAGATTTTAACTTTGGTGCTGATGAAATCGGTAATGATGCAGTTGGTACTAATGAAGGTGGTTATGGTTATGTTGTAAATAACAATAAGTACAATAAATTAGTATCGTTAATTAACGACTTAGCTGAAAAAATTATCAATCATGATATGCAAGCTTATGTTTTTAATGATGGTATGTATTATAATGATCGTACTGATGCTAAGATTGACCCAAGAATTAATGTGTTCTATTGGTCAAGCGGTGGACGTAGCTGGGGTGGTCCTAAATATACTTCACCTAGCACTATTGCAAATAAAGGGCATAAAATAATTAATACTAATGAAAGATGGTATTATGTTTTAGGGCGTGAATTAAAAGAAAGTCCACATTGCGGAGGAGCTTATCATGCATTCCCGGCACCAAATAAAGATCCAAATCAAGCTTCAACCGAAAAAATGAAATCATTTAAGTTTGATCATGTAAGAAATGGTAATAATGATACTACAAACATTTCTACAATTGGGTCAATGATTTGTTTATGGTGTGATGAACCTCAAATGACTTATGATGAAAGTAAGCTATTTAAATATATGGACATTTTTGTTGAAAATAATAAAAATGTGTTTGAAACAAAACCGTCTACACCTACACCGGGAACTAAAATGAAAAGAACAATGTCTGTTAAAGACACAATGAAAGTTATTTCAATTGATTCAGGGCGTAAATATTTTACTCCAACACAAATTAAAGATATTATTACACGTGCAAGTGATAAAGGTTATACACACTTACAATTAATCTTAGGTAACAATGGGTTAAGATTTGCCTTAGATAACATGGAAATTAAAGTAAATGGGAAAACGTATGCCAGTGATGATATTAAATCTTATATTACAGCTGGTAATAAAAGATATATGTCCACTAAAGGAGCATCTTATACTCAAAATGCTGATAAGTATTTAACTGAATCAGAAATGAATGATATCATTAATTTTGCAAAACAAAAGAAAATTGAAATTATTCCATTAATTAATACACCCGGTCATATGGATGCAATCTTAACAGTACTCGAAAAAGCCGGATTAACAGATGTTAGATACGATTGTAAAGATTCTTCATATGACGAAAAAGGTAATCCATCAGAAACTACAATTTCTATGGCTAATGACGAGGCATTAGAATTCTCAAAAGCTTTTGTTAAAAAGTATATGGATTATTTCTCTTCTAAAGGCTCCAAATTCTTTAATATTGGGGCAGATGAATATGGTAATCATGATTCTAACTGTCAAGGATTTACCGATTTAATGAAATTAGGTTTATATGGTAAATTTGTTAATTATTTAAATGAATTAGCTAAATATTCAGTAGATCATAATATGAGACCAATGGTATTTAATGATGGTATTTATTATGATCATAAAGATCAATATGGGCAATTTGATCCAAACATCTTAATTGCATATTGGACACCAGGATTTAAATACAACAATAAGTGGCCTTATAGCCCTGCTAAAACTACTTATTTAAAATCAAAAGATCATGAAATCTTAAATACTAATGATGAATGGTACTATGTACTTGGTAGTGGGCAACAACAAGGTACAAATGGTGTTTGGTGGTATTGGTTAGGTATGGCATTAGATGGAATGAAGAAAAAGAAATTTGATGTCAATCCAGGTGAAAAAGTAGATACTGTAGGTTCAATGATTTGTGCTTGGTACGACTTCCCAAGATTATCGTACAATACTGGCGATTTTAATAAATGGGTTGATACATTTGCTGAATTAAATCCGGATGTATTTAAAAAGAGTGGTACTACTCCAGTGCCTAGTGAAAAAGATGCTGATTATACTGGTGTAGATAATGAAATTGCAGCTTATGAAAAAAATCATAAACCATACAAACATTTATTTACTGATAAATCAATTCAAAGAGTTGAAAACGCAATTGCAAAAGTAAAAAGAGGACTTAAAGAAAGCGAACAATCAAAAGTAGATGCTTTTGCTAGAGAAATCCATGATGCAATTAAAGCACTTCAATATAAACCGGCTGATTTTAGTAAATTAGATGCATTATCTTCTAAGATAATGAATGCTAATAAGAACAAAGATTTATATACAGAAAAATCATTTGCTGAATTTAAAAAATTATACGATGCTATAAATGAAGCTCGTAACTTCACTATTTTGGATCAAGAACGCCTTGATAGATTAGTAGAAGGTTTAAAGAAAGCTATTGCCGGATTAGAATATAAAGATGCTGATTATAAAGTAGTTGAAGATGCTAAAAAAGCAATTCCTGAAAAATTAGAAGAATTATATATTCCAGAAACTGTAAAAGCTGTAAAAGATGCAGTTGCTGCAGTTAAACAAGGATTAAAAATTACTGATCAAGAACAAGTAAATAAATTCGCTGAAGAAATTATTAAAGCTACAAAAGCATTGAAATTCAAACCGGCAAATTATGATGTTGTTGATAAAGTAATCAATTCAATTCCTAAAAAACTTGAAGCATATACTGATGCAAGTTTAAAGAAATTAGAAGAAGCATTAAATAAAGTTAAAGCTCGTGATTTAACAATTGATAAACAAGAAGAAGTAAATAAACAAGCTAAAGAAATCGAAGAAGCGATTGCTGGATTAGTTAAAAAAGATTTTGATTATGCAATGCTTGAAAGTACAAACCCACAACTTGGTCAAGAAGCAAGATTTAAATCTGAAGCTGATTTTAAAAAGTTCGAAGGTGTTGTTATTGATGGTAAATTGATTGATTCATCTCACTATAAAGCATATGCCGGTTCAACTGTTGTTGTATTATCAAAAGAATTCACTAAGACTTTAAAAACCGGCAAACATACTATTAAAATTTTATCAGTAGATGGTAAAGCAACAGCAAGTTTTGAAGTTAAAGCTGTTGAAGCTGCTCCTCGTGTTCCATCAATTCAACCTAAGACTGATTCTAAAAATATTGGCAAAAAGGCTAATAAAACAAATAAAAAAACAGATGTTAAAACCGGCGATGAAGCTAATCTATTTGGTTTTGGGGCTTTAGGATTATTGTCAATCTTAGCTTTAGTATCATTAAAGAAAAAATATAATTAG